Proteins encoded in a region of the Ruegeria sp. AD91A genome:
- a CDS encoding sulfatase-like hydrolase/transferase encodes MKSKLFLSALVFAGSAITAAAQDSNIVHDAEYYVLKQQNEAVWVENDAQVDQLLADFREKNGGNPPNIFYILIDDMGFGDMGMPEMNAIRGYSTPNINALAEESMRFARMYTEPSCTPSRVAFMTGRQPYRNGMGDTAVDISGFGLADEEVTIAEVLKSVGYNTSHVGKWHMGDIQESWPTYQGFDYAAFPIHQQGQLAIFNEDAAKEEITMAIGEDNYNSKYTLDDWFRPDPGHMITGLEAVIGGEVREVHMEPGEKWTQDKYNEMNIRYQAQAMEQLRLLAEQDEPFFLQYWPLVPLSTTRTTKEAFTTPNGGTFVESMEELDEWIGVILNEVDTLGLRDNTLIVLMGDNGHFTKYAPGSGFSPLVFRGGKADTSEGGVRVDAFARLPGLIEGDSIVSDIIHISDLFTSIARIGGAMDAIPRDRIIDGVDQASLMFIGDTHGRRDHVLIYSINSLKEVVKEHIKLKVPAKGENAIVAKFYNLFRDPREEQSVSTEIGAWAGHEFNRIIARHLKFKEMYPDQPAATGRPYEGIVNLRPETVAAVDAFVAKRDIQPD; translated from the coding sequence ATGAAATCAAAACTGTTCCTCTCCGCGCTGGTCTTTGCCGGCTCCGCTATCACGGCGGCAGCTCAGGACAGCAATATCGTGCATGATGCGGAATACTATGTGCTGAAGCAGCAAAACGAAGCCGTTTGGGTCGAGAACGACGCACAGGTTGACCAACTGCTGGCCGATTTTCGTGAGAAAAACGGAGGGAACCCTCCAAACATCTTCTACATCCTTATTGACGATATGGGTTTTGGCGACATGGGTATGCCCGAGATGAACGCGATACGCGGGTATTCGACGCCCAATATCAACGCGCTCGCGGAGGAAAGCATGCGGTTTGCGCGCATGTACACCGAGCCGTCCTGCACACCGTCGCGGGTCGCCTTCATGACGGGTCGCCAGCCGTATCGCAACGGGATGGGCGATACCGCCGTCGATATTTCGGGTTTTGGCCTTGCCGATGAAGAAGTCACAATTGCCGAAGTTCTGAAATCCGTAGGCTACAACACTTCGCATGTTGGCAAATGGCACATGGGCGACATTCAGGAATCCTGGCCTACTTATCAGGGCTTTGACTACGCCGCGTTCCCCATCCATCAGCAGGGCCAGTTGGCCATCTTCAACGAAGATGCAGCCAAGGAAGAAATCACCATGGCCATTGGGGAAGACAACTACAACTCCAAATACACGCTGGATGATTGGTTTCGCCCTGATCCGGGACACATGATTACCGGCCTTGAAGCTGTTATTGGCGGGGAGGTCCGCGAAGTCCATATGGAACCGGGTGAGAAATGGACCCAGGACAAATATAATGAAATGAACATCCGCTATCAGGCACAGGCGATGGAACAGTTGCGCCTGCTAGCAGAACAGGATGAACCGTTCTTCCTGCAATACTGGCCGCTTGTCCCTCTGTCGACAACGCGCACGACGAAAGAGGCGTTCACGACACCCAACGGCGGTACATTCGTTGAAAGCATGGAAGAGCTGGATGAATGGATCGGGGTCATTCTGAACGAAGTCGATACGCTGGGGCTCAGGGACAATACCCTGATCGTTTTGATGGGCGACAACGGTCACTTCACCAAATATGCCCCCGGCAGTGGGTTTTCGCCGCTGGTCTTCCGCGGCGGCAAGGCCGATACGTCTGAAGGAGGCGTTCGGGTGGACGCGTTTGCCCGCCTGCCCGGCTTGATCGAGGGAGACTCGATTGTATCTGACATTATTCATATCTCTGATTTGTTCACGTCAATTGCGCGTATCGGTGGAGCGATGGATGCCATCCCCCGCGACCGGATCATTGACGGTGTCGATCAGGCGTCCCTGATGTTCATTGGCGATACGCATGGGCGCCGGGATCATGTACTGATCTACTCGATCAACTCACTGAAAGAGGTGGTAAAGGAACACATCAAACTCAAGGTTCCGGCCAAAGGTGAAAATGCTATCGTGGCCAAGTTCTACAACCTGTTCCGCGACCCCCGCGAAGAACAGAGCGTATCGACAGAGATCGGCGCGTGGGCTGGACATGAGTTTAACCGCATTATTGCCCGCCACCTGAAATTCAAGGAAATGTACCCCGATCAACCGGCCGCGACCGGACGTCCCTATGAAGGTATCGTGAACCTTCGTCCTGAAACCGTCGCAGCGGTGGATGCCTTTGTAGCCAAGCGGGACATTCAGCCCGACTAA
- a CDS encoding tetratricopeptide repeat protein, translating to MGDAPAPAKADAPKGPQRRLRVSDLRPRPETASDDPPQDPDYSDGEYDCLMAAAAPGQSPYFDGVKWADMDAENAMAICADLLLKDQDVDAEVVAAFGRSLVKGGRLEMTLEFSELAAMEGSGLAMNTLATLYNDGEIVPEDDETAFAWYMAAAESGLSMGMHIVAYGYENEDGVARDIDKALDYCFQAAEQDDVVALHNLGSLTYHGRDGVPQDTQAAFVFWGRAAKLGDMKLQRKFGRLLYESGDVAGALKFYRLAAGQGDDVAQQLIRQIEGD from the coding sequence ATGGGTGACGCTCCCGCGCCGGCAAAGGCTGACGCCCCCAAGGGACCGCAACGGCGCCTGCGGGTCTCCGACCTTCGCCCTCGGCCGGAAACCGCCTCCGACGATCCACCGCAGGACCCCGACTATTCGGACGGAGAGTACGACTGCCTGATGGCTGCCGCCGCTCCGGGCCAGTCGCCCTATTTCGACGGGGTAAAATGGGCCGACATGGACGCCGAGAACGCGATGGCGATCTGCGCCGATCTCCTGCTGAAAGACCAGGATGTCGACGCCGAGGTCGTGGCGGCGTTTGGCCGCTCGCTGGTGAAGGGCGGCAGGCTGGAAATGACGCTCGAGTTTTCGGAACTGGCCGCGATGGAGGGCAGCGGGCTGGCGATGAACACGCTGGCCACGCTCTATAACGATGGCGAGATCGTTCCCGAGGACGACGAAACCGCGTTTGCCTGGTACATGGCGGCCGCCGAATCCGGTCTGTCGATGGGGATGCATATCGTTGCGTATGGCTACGAGAACGAGGACGGTGTGGCGCGCGACATCGACAAGGCGCTGGACTATTGTTTCCAGGCCGCCGAGCAGGACGATGTCGTCGCACTGCACAACCTTGGTTCTCTGACCTATCACGGGCGGGACGGCGTGCCTCAGGACACCCAAGCAGCCTTTGTTTTCTGGGGCAGGGCTGCGAAACTCGGCGATATGAAGTTGCAGCGCAAGTTTGGCCGGTTGCTGTACGAATCCGGCGATGTCGCGGGGGCGTTGAAGTTTTATCGCCTCGCGGCCGGGCAGGGTGACGACGTGGCGCAACAACTGATCCGGCAGATCGAAGGCGATTGA
- a CDS encoding cyclase family protein, whose protein sequence is MCDICVMNAVKDKMLSRRGFFKAAAASGVAAAATGAVAPAALAAGHGGVEDMTHTLSPDFPTWGGEPGISAEQAFNFTDHGFNLFNLSINEHTGTHIDAPLHFSADGTSVDEIPVTDLIASLCVVDIAARAAEDADTRVTPDDLKAWIAANGDIPDGACVAMHSGWAGKTATDEFRNFDGEAQHYPGFHVEAAQMLMEETGARSIAVDTLSLDHGMSADFATHYAWLPSGRFGIECLAGLDRVPASGATLVIGAPKHQGGTGGPARIFALI, encoded by the coding sequence ATGTGTGATATTTGTGTAATGAATGCCGTCAAAGACAAGATGCTGTCTCGTCGCGGATTCTTCAAAGCTGCTGCCGCTTCGGGTGTTGCAGCAGCCGCAACCGGGGCCGTCGCGCCGGCAGCATTGGCGGCTGGGCATGGCGGTGTCGAGGATATGACCCACACGCTAAGCCCGGATTTCCCGACATGGGGCGGCGAGCCCGGCATCTCGGCCGAGCAAGCTTTCAACTTTACTGATCACGGCTTCAATCTGTTCAACCTGTCAATCAACGAACATACGGGTACGCATATCGATGCACCGCTTCACTTCTCGGCGGATGGGACATCAGTTGACGAAATCCCTGTCACGGATCTGATCGCCTCCTTATGCGTCGTGGACATCGCTGCCCGAGCTGCCGAGGATGCTGACACGCGCGTCACCCCGGATGATCTGAAAGCCTGGATTGCGGCCAATGGTGATATCCCTGATGGTGCCTGCGTGGCGATGCATTCCGGATGGGCAGGCAAAACCGCCACGGATGAGTTCCGCAATTTCGACGGCGAAGCGCAGCATTACCCGGGCTTCCACGTTGAAGCAGCGCAGATGCTGATGGAGGAGACCGGAGCACGATCAATTGCCGTTGATACCCTGTCCCTGGATCACGGCATGTCCGCAGATTTTGCGACGCATTACGCGTGGTTGCCGTCAGGCCGGTTCGGGATCGAATGCCTGGCTGGGTTGGATCGCGTGCCTGCGTCTGGTGCAACGCTGGTGATCGGCGCGCCCAAGCACCAAGGCGGCACCGGCGGGCCGGCCCGGATCTTTGCGTTGATCTGA
- the msrP gene encoding protein-methionine-sulfoxide reductase catalytic subunit MsrP encodes MAHRWTNTLTHADVTPRAAFLNRRQVMAGLAGVGLTAMAKPAAAQDGLEPNTWEEITTYNNYYEFGTGKDDPAKYAHTLVTEPWSVQIDGLVDRPGDYDFHSILSEMTIEERIYRFRCVEAWSMVVPWNGFELADLLNLAGVQEGAKYAAFETAYRPDEMPGTRFPILEWPYREGLRLDEAMHPLTIMATGIYDRPIPNQNGAPLRLVVPWKYGFKSIKSIVRITLTEEEPPTSWNMSNPREYGFYSNVNPNVDHPRWSQASEREIGGGLFASRKPTLMFNGYEEEVASLYEGMDLAKNY; translated from the coding sequence ATGGCGCATCGCTGGACCAACACTTTGACACATGCCGACGTCACCCCCCGGGCGGCGTTTCTCAACCGGAGGCAGGTTATGGCCGGGCTGGCAGGTGTCGGCCTGACTGCGATGGCCAAACCGGCGGCAGCACAGGATGGGTTGGAGCCGAACACCTGGGAAGAGATCACCACGTACAACAACTACTATGAGTTCGGGACCGGAAAAGATGACCCGGCGAAATATGCTCACACGCTGGTGACCGAACCCTGGAGCGTGCAGATCGACGGTCTGGTTGACCGCCCGGGCGACTATGATTTCCACAGTATCCTGTCCGAGATGACGATCGAGGAACGGATCTATCGCTTCCGCTGTGTAGAAGCGTGGTCGATGGTCGTTCCATGGAACGGCTTCGAGCTGGCTGACCTTCTGAACCTGGCAGGTGTGCAGGAGGGTGCAAAATATGCGGCATTCGAAACGGCCTATCGCCCAGACGAGATGCCGGGAACGCGGTTTCCCATTCTCGAATGGCCGTACCGGGAGGGCTTGCGCCTGGACGAGGCGATGCACCCTCTGACAATCATGGCAACCGGAATCTACGACCGACCGATTCCCAACCAGAACGGCGCGCCTTTGCGTTTGGTCGTTCCGTGGAAATATGGCTTCAAATCGATCAAGTCGATCGTTCGGATCACTCTGACCGAGGAGGAACCGCCCACCAGCTGGAACATGTCCAATCCGCGCGAATACGGGTTCTATAGTAATGTGAACCCGAATGTGGACCATCCACGTTGGTCTCAGGCTTCCGAACGCGAGATCGGGGGCGGGCTTTTCGCGTCACGTAAGCCGACCCTGATGTTCAACGGGTATGAAGAAGAGGTCGCCAGTCTTTACGAGGGCATGGATTTGGCCAAGAACTATTAG
- the clpB gene encoding ATP-dependent chaperone ClpB — translation MDLNKFTERARGFVQAAQTIALREGHQRLEPTHILKALMDDDQGLASNLITRAGGAPDRVVEALDAAMGKIPKVSGDASQIYMDGQTAKVLDEAEKIATKAGDSFVPVERVLMALCMVKSKAKEALEAGAVSAQKLNEAINDIRKGRTADTASAEEGYDALKKYARDLTEAAREGKIDPIIGRDEEIRRAMQVLSRRTKNNPVLIGEPGVGKTAIAEGMALRIVNGDVPESLKDKKLLALDMGALIAGAKYRGEFEERLKAVLTEVTEAAGEIILFIDEMHTLVGAGKSDGAMDAANLIKPALARGELHCIGATTLDEYRKYVEKDAALARRFQPVIVQEPTVEDTISILRGIKEKYELHHGVRISDSALVSAATLSHRYITDRFLPDKAIDLVDEAAARLRMEVDSKPEELDQLDRQILQLQIEEEALKLEDDAASKDRLETLQKELADLKEKSAEMTAQWQAERDKLASARDLKEQLDKARADLEIAKREGNLAKAGELSYGVIPELERKLAEAESQESNAVTAKETVRPEQIAAVVERWTGIPTSKMLEGERDKLLRMEEALHARVVGQDEAVTAVANAVRRARAGLNDEGRPLGSFLFLGPTGVGKTELTKAVAEYLFDDENAMVRVDMSEFMEKHAVARLIGAPPGYVGYDEGGVLTEAVRRRPYQVVLFDEVEKAHPDVFNVLLQVLDDGVLTDGQGRTVDFKQTLIILTSNLGSQALSQLPEGADSAQAKHDVMDAVRAHFRPEFLNRLDETIIFDRLKRSDMAAIVDIQLGRLLKRLAARKIDLVLDDAAKEWLANEGYDPVFGARPLKRVIQRALQNPLAEALLAGEIKDGETVPVTVGPDGLIIGDRLGTSKRPRPDDAVVH, via the coding sequence ATGGACTTGAACAAGTTCACCGAACGGGCACGGGGGTTCGTGCAGGCGGCGCAGACCATTGCGCTGCGCGAGGGGCACCAGAGGCTGGAGCCCACACATATACTCAAGGCATTGATGGATGACGATCAGGGGCTGGCGAGCAATCTGATCACGCGCGCGGGCGGCGCGCCGGACCGCGTGGTTGAGGCGCTCGACGCTGCAATGGGCAAGATCCCGAAAGTCAGCGGCGATGCGAGCCAGATTTACATGGACGGCCAGACTGCCAAGGTTCTGGACGAGGCCGAGAAGATCGCCACCAAAGCGGGCGACAGCTTTGTGCCTGTCGAACGCGTGTTGATGGCGCTGTGCATGGTCAAATCCAAAGCCAAAGAGGCGCTTGAAGCCGGTGCCGTATCTGCGCAAAAACTCAATGAAGCCATCAACGACATCCGCAAAGGTCGCACTGCTGACACCGCATCGGCGGAAGAGGGCTATGATGCACTCAAGAAATATGCCCGCGACCTGACCGAGGCCGCGCGCGAGGGCAAGATCGACCCGATCATCGGGCGGGATGAGGAAATCCGCCGCGCGATGCAGGTCCTGTCGCGCCGCACCAAAAACAACCCGGTTCTGATCGGTGAACCCGGCGTCGGTAAAACCGCGATTGCCGAGGGCATGGCCCTGCGCATCGTCAACGGAGACGTGCCGGAATCGCTGAAGGACAAGAAACTGCTTGCGCTCGACATGGGCGCGCTGATCGCAGGTGCGAAGTACCGTGGGGAATTCGAAGAACGCCTCAAGGCCGTTCTGACCGAGGTCACCGAGGCCGCAGGTGAGATCATTTTGTTCATCGACGAAATGCACACGCTGGTTGGTGCGGGTAAATCCGACGGTGCGATGGATGCCGCCAACCTGATCAAGCCTGCGCTTGCTCGGGGTGAGCTGCATTGTATCGGCGCGACCACGTTGGACGAGTACCGTAAATACGTCGAAAAAGATGCGGCCCTCGCGCGGCGGTTCCAGCCCGTGATAGTGCAGGAGCCGACGGTCGAGGATACGATCAGCATCCTTCGCGGTATCAAGGAAAAGTACGAGCTGCACCACGGAGTCCGTATTTCGGATTCGGCGTTGGTATCGGCCGCGACCCTGTCGCATCGGTACATCACCGACCGCTTCCTGCCGGACAAGGCTATCGACCTCGTCGACGAGGCCGCCGCGCGTCTGCGCATGGAAGTGGACAGCAAGCCTGAAGAACTGGACCAGTTGGATCGTCAGATCCTGCAGTTGCAGATCGAGGAAGAAGCGTTGAAACTTGAAGATGACGCGGCCTCCAAGGATCGGCTTGAAACGTTGCAAAAGGAATTGGCCGACCTCAAGGAGAAATCCGCCGAGATGACCGCTCAGTGGCAGGCCGAGCGGGACAAACTGGCCAGCGCCCGTGATCTGAAGGAACAGCTCGACAAGGCGCGGGCCGATCTGGAGATCGCCAAGCGTGAAGGCAATCTGGCCAAGGCCGGTGAGCTGTCTTATGGCGTCATCCCCGAGTTGGAGCGCAAGCTGGCCGAGGCTGAAAGCCAGGAAAGCAACGCGGTCACGGCCAAGGAAACGGTGCGCCCTGAACAGATCGCAGCCGTCGTAGAACGCTGGACGGGTATCCCGACCTCGAAGATGCTGGAAGGCGAGCGCGACAAGCTGCTGCGTATGGAAGAAGCGTTACACGCCCGCGTGGTCGGCCAGGACGAGGCCGTTACAGCTGTGGCCAACGCCGTGCGCCGGGCCCGTGCCGGTCTGAATGACGAAGGGCGGCCGCTGGGTTCGTTCCTGTTCCTTGGGCCAACCGGTGTCGGTAAGACCGAGCTGACCAAAGCCGTCGCCGAGTATCTGTTCGACGATGAAAACGCTATGGTGCGGGTCGACATGTCGGAATTCATGGAGAAACACGCCGTTGCCCGTCTGATCGGTGCCCCGCCGGGTTATGTCGGCTATGACGAAGGCGGCGTTCTGACCGAAGCAGTTCGGCGCAGGCCGTATCAGGTTGTCCTGTTCGACGAGGTCGAAAAGGCTCATCCGGACGTGTTCAACGTGCTGTTGCAGGTGCTTGATGACGGTGTCCTGACCGACGGTCAGGGTCGTACGGTTGATTTCAAGCAGACGCTGATCATTCTGACCTCGAACCTTGGTAGCCAGGCACTCAGCCAATTGCCTGAGGGTGCCGATAGTGCGCAGGCCAAGCATGACGTGATGGATGCCGTAAGAGCCCATTTCCGGCCCGAATTCCTGAACCGTCTGGACGAAACCATCATCTTCGACCGGCTGAAACGGTCGGATATGGCTGCGATTGTTGACATCCAGCTGGGTCGTCTTCTCAAACGCCTGGCCGCGCGCAAGATCGACTTGGTACTGGACGATGCCGCCAAGGAGTGGTTGGCAAACGAAGGCTATGACCCGGTCTTCGGTGCCCGCCCGCTGAAACGCGTCATCCAGCGCGCCTTGCAGAACCCGTTGGCAGAAGCTCTGCTGGCCGGTGAGATCAAGGACGGCGAGACTGTTCCTGTGACCGTTGGGCCCGATGGTCTGATCATCGGTGACCGGTTGGGAACTTCAAAACGACCCCGCCCGGATGATGCTGTGGTGCATTGA
- the pyrF gene encoding orotidine-5'-phosphate decarboxylase: protein MPQTADDRLIVALDVPNALEGLKLAETLGDVVSFYKIGLGMLTGGGLALANELKQEHGKRIFLDMKLFDIGNTVENAVRGLAQFDLDFLTVHGDPHVVRAAKEGAAGKDLKILAVTILTSLNRDDLDAGLMKTGAMQDMVVERAARAFEAGADGVIASPQEAALIRALPQARGRLIVTPGVRPAGAALGDQKRVATPASAIQDGADHIVVGRPIYQAEDPKSAAAAVLTELSSLKT from the coding sequence ATGCCCCAAACCGCCGATGACCGCCTGATCGTAGCCCTCGATGTCCCCAACGCACTGGAGGGGCTGAAGCTGGCCGAGACGCTGGGCGACGTCGTTTCGTTCTACAAGATCGGCCTGGGTATGCTGACCGGCGGCGGGCTGGCCTTGGCCAATGAGTTGAAGCAGGAACACGGCAAGCGCATCTTTCTGGACATGAAGCTGTTCGACATCGGCAACACGGTGGAAAACGCAGTGCGGGGGCTGGCGCAGTTCGATCTGGATTTCCTGACCGTGCATGGTGACCCGCACGTGGTGCGCGCCGCCAAGGAAGGGGCGGCGGGCAAGGATCTGAAGATCCTGGCGGTGACCATCCTGACCTCGCTGAACCGCGACGATCTGGATGCGGGCTTGATGAAGACCGGAGCCATGCAGGACATGGTGGTGGAACGCGCCGCCCGCGCCTTTGAGGCCGGGGCCGATGGCGTGATCGCAAGCCCGCAGGAGGCCGCCCTGATCCGCGCCTTGCCCCAGGCAAGGGGCCGACTGATCGTAACCCCCGGCGTGCGTCCGGCTGGCGCGGCACTTGGAGATCAAAAACGTGTGGCCACACCAGCCAGCGCCATCCAGGACGGAGCGGATCATATCGTTGTTGGCCGTCCCATTTATCAGGCGGAAGACCCGAAATCCGCAGCCGCAGCCGTTTTGACCGAGCTAAGTTCTCTGAAAACGTGA
- a CDS encoding DUF1214 domain-containing protein — translation MLGFDSRYAFGTEDETRPIDHLVGAAAGWGGLPFTAASYVIASVAENDGATPHAVTVKDVPVDAFWSITIYNADGYLEPNDMGVNSYNNFTATPDNDGAYPIHFGGCDDDRVNCIPISPGWNYTVRLYEPRAEILDGNWTFPAFEAVD, via the coding sequence GTGCTTGGCTTTGATTCAAGATATGCGTTTGGAACCGAAGACGAGACACGGCCCATTGACCACCTTGTTGGCGCTGCCGCGGGTTGGGGCGGACTGCCTTTCACTGCCGCGTCTTATGTAATCGCCAGCGTTGCCGAAAATGATGGCGCAACCCCGCATGCTGTGACGGTAAAGGATGTACCAGTAGACGCGTTCTGGTCCATCACCATCTACAATGCAGACGGTTATCTGGAACCCAACGATATGGGTGTGAACAGTTATAACAACTTCACTGCAACACCTGACAATGATGGGGCCTACCCGATCCATTTTGGTGGCTGTGACGATGATCGCGTCAACTGTATCCCGATTTCGCCCGGCTGGAACTACACAGTCCGCTTGTACGAGCCACGCGCCGAGATCCTGGACGGCAACTGGACGTTCCCGGCTTTCGAAGCCGTGGATTGA
- the msrQ gene encoding protein-methionine-sulfoxide reductase heme-binding subunit MsrQ has translation MQSINQTLRRIPVWAIYLLGALPAPWLFYLGLTGGLGVEPIEALEHRYGELALQLLIAGLAVTPLRRHVGLNLMKYRRAIGVLTFVYVALHLLVWLVLDVQLPSQIWADILKRPYITVGMGAFLLLLPLALTSNNWSVRRLGSRWRKLHCLVYAAALLGGVHYVMLAKGFQIEPLAYLATIIALLALRLPIPILSLWSNRADSA, from the coding sequence ATGCAGTCGATTAACCAGACACTCCGCCGTATTCCGGTATGGGCGATATATCTGCTGGGGGCGTTGCCTGCGCCCTGGCTGTTTTATCTTGGCCTTACCGGTGGTCTGGGGGTCGAACCGATTGAGGCGTTGGAGCATAGATATGGTGAACTGGCCCTGCAGTTGCTGATTGCCGGTCTGGCCGTCACGCCTCTGCGCCGGCATGTCGGTTTGAACCTGATGAAGTATCGCCGAGCGATCGGAGTGCTCACTTTTGTATACGTCGCGTTGCATCTTCTTGTGTGGCTGGTTCTGGATGTGCAGCTTCCCAGCCAGATCTGGGCGGATATCCTCAAGCGCCCGTACATAACGGTCGGCATGGGGGCGTTCCTTCTCCTGCTTCCGTTGGCGTTGACGTCCAATAATTGGTCGGTGCGCCGACTGGGATCACGCTGGCGCAAGCTGCACTGCCTTGTGTACGCGGCTGCGCTGTTGGGGGGCGTGCATTACGTCATGCTGGCAAAAGGATTTCAGATCGAGCCGCTTGCTTATCTGGCAACCATCATCGCCCTGCTTGCCCTGCGTCTTCCGATTCCAATCCTGTCTTTGTGGTCCAACAGGGCAGATTCCGCCTGA
- a CDS encoding DNA polymerase IV: protein MPGLCRDCLTLLKNERRCTGCGSPRVKSHPELLDLTIAHMDCDAFYASVEKRDNPELADKPVIIGGGKRGVVSTACYVARIRGVRSAMPMFKALQLCPDAVVIKPRMSVYAQVSRDIRAMMDELTPVVEPLSLDEAFMDLSGTQRLHGAPPAAMLARLVKRMKDELGVTGSIGLSHNKFLAKVASDLDKPRGFSVIGKAETAEFLNDKPVRLIWGIGPAAQESLDRAGIRTFNDLLRWDQEALTARFGSMGYRLWHLARGQDKRRVSTHEPMKSISNETTFFEDTANIDVLDGHLWRMALKVSDRAKAKDLAGRVVTLKLKKANHKILTRRVSLRDATQIADRIYRTARGLFDQVGDQGPYRLLGCGLSDLCPADLADISGDLLDPGAVRRSRAERATDEIRQRFGADAIVKGRALR, encoded by the coding sequence ATGCCCGGTCTTTGCCGAGATTGCCTGACCCTTTTGAAAAACGAACGGCGCTGCACGGGCTGCGGTAGCCCCAGGGTAAAGTCACACCCCGAACTCCTTGACCTGACCATCGCTCATATGGATTGCGATGCCTTTTATGCTTCGGTGGAAAAGCGGGACAATCCGGAACTGGCAGACAAACCTGTCATCATCGGCGGCGGTAAACGCGGCGTTGTTTCCACGGCATGCTACGTGGCCCGAATTCGGGGTGTACGATCCGCCATGCCCATGTTCAAAGCGCTGCAACTGTGCCCTGATGCCGTCGTGATCAAACCACGCATGTCTGTGTATGCCCAGGTGTCACGCGACATCCGAGCTATGATGGATGAACTGACGCCAGTGGTCGAACCTCTGTCCCTGGACGAAGCCTTCATGGACTTGTCCGGCACCCAACGCCTGCACGGGGCACCTCCTGCCGCCATGTTGGCGCGCCTCGTCAAACGCATGAAAGATGAACTGGGTGTGACCGGATCTATCGGGCTGAGTCACAACAAGTTCCTGGCCAAGGTTGCCTCGGACCTCGATAAGCCCCGCGGGTTTTCGGTGATTGGCAAGGCCGAGACGGCAGAGTTTTTGAATGACAAACCCGTACGGTTGATCTGGGGCATTGGCCCCGCCGCGCAGGAATCACTGGACCGTGCAGGGATTCGAACCTTCAACGACCTGCTGCGTTGGGATCAGGAGGCTTTGACTGCGCGTTTCGGCTCGATGGGGTATCGCCTGTGGCATTTGGCACGGGGTCAAGACAAACGACGCGTTTCAACTCATGAGCCGATGAAATCGATCAGCAATGAGACCACATTTTTCGAGGACACCGCCAATATTGACGTTCTGGACGGGCATTTGTGGCGCATGGCCCTGAAGGTCTCGGACCGGGCCAAGGCCAAGGATCTAGCTGGCCGGGTCGTTACGCTGAAGCTGAAGAAAGCCAATCATAAGATTCTGACACGGCGCGTGTCATTGCGGGACGCAACGCAGATCGCAGACCGGATTTATCGCACGGCAAGGGGGCTTTTCGATCAGGTGGGGGATCAGGGGCCGTACCGCCTGTTGGGGTGTGGTCTGTCTGACCTGTGCCCGGCGGATCTGGCCGACATTTCCGGCGACCTGCTTGATCCCGGCGCCGTCCGCAGATCGCGGGCCGAGCGGGCCACCGACGAAATCCGTCAGAGATTCGGCGCAGACGCAATCGTGAAGGGCCGCGCTTTGCGCTAG
- a CDS encoding DUF1254 domain-containing protein, which translates to MKALFAFALCVPTLVLAENVNVENFVRAESDFNILGNMQTFGFSVGELHHLREPTTTEDQPTIRMNQDTLYSGILLDLSKPVEITLPDLGGRYQSLHLVNQDHYMFAEAQPGTYRLTEDKVGTRFALVAFRTFVDVTNPDDIAKAHAAQDAIVTSGGGKDPTRHQIGIWTTLGSRARR; encoded by the coding sequence ATGAAAGCACTATTTGCCTTCGCCTTGTGTGTGCCGACGTTGGTTTTGGCCGAAAACGTCAATGTTGAAAACTTTGTACGCGCCGAGTCGGATTTCAATATCCTGGGCAACATGCAGACCTTCGGCTTTAGCGTGGGTGAGTTGCATCACCTGCGCGAACCTACGACCACCGAAGACCAGCCGACCATCCGGATGAATCAGGATACCCTGTATTCCGGAATTCTGCTGGACCTGTCAAAGCCTGTGGAGATCACACTGCCCGACCTGGGCGGGCGGTATCAGTCCCTGCATTTGGTCAATCAGGATCACTATATGTTCGCTGAGGCCCAACCCGGAACCTACAGGCTGACCGAAGACAAAGTCGGCACCCGCTTTGCCCTCGTGGCCTTCCGCACATTCGTTGATGTCACCAACCCAGACGACATCGCAAAGGCCCATGCAGCGCAGGACGCGATCGTGACAAGCGGCGGTGGAAAGGACCCTACGAGGCACCAGATTGGAATCTGGACAACCTTGGGGTCGCGCGCAAGGCGCTGA